The following proteins are encoded in a genomic region of Streptococcus gwangjuense:
- a CDS encoding antirestriction protein ArdA, with protein sequence MDDMQVYIANLGKYNEGELVGAWFTFPIDFEEVKEKIGLNDEYEEYAIHDYELPFTVDEYTSIGELNRLWEMVSELPEELQSELSALLTHFSSIEELSEHQEDIIIHSDCDDMYDVARYYIEETGALGEVPASLQNYIDYQAYGRDLDLSGTFISTNHGIFEIVY encoded by the coding sequence ATGGACGATATGCAAGTCTATATTGCGAATTTAGGCAAATACAATGAGGGCGAATTGGTCGGTGCGTGGTTTACCTTTCCCATTGACTTTGAGGAAGTCAAAGAGAAAATCGGCTTGAATGATGAATATGAGGAATACGCCATTCATGACTACGAGTTACCCTTTACGGTTGACGAATACACTTCCATTGGCGAACTCAATCGACTATGGGAAATGGTATCGGAATTACCCGAAGAATTACAATCGGAGCTATCTGCTCTGCTCACTCATTTTTCAAGCATTGAAGAACTAAGCGAACATCAAGAGGATATTATCATTCATTCCGATTGTGATGATATGTATGACGTGGCACGCTACTACATTGAAGAAACGGGTGCTTTAGGCGAAGTACCAGCTAGTCTTCAAAACTATATTGATTATCAAGCCTATGGTCGGGATTTAGACCTTTCAGGAACGTTTATCTCAACCAATCATGGGATTTTTGAAATCGTCTATTAA
- a CDS encoding TcpE family conjugal transfer membrane protein, with translation MKKIRSYTSIWSVEKVLYSINDFRLPFPITFTQMTWSDVW, from the coding sequence ATGAAGAAAATACGAAGCTATACCAGTATCTGGTCTGTTGAGAAAGTGTTGTACTCCATCAATGACTTTAGACTTCCGTTTCCCATAACCTTTACGCAAATGACATGGAGTGATGTGTGGTAA
- a CDS encoding sigma-70 family RNA polymerase sigma factor, whose amino-acid sequence MKPSSFQTTIENQFDYICKRAMEDERKNYMLYLSRIAKREVSFSDVGDYLVSQFATTDNYSTDFQIFTLNGLSVGVENDLLSEALRELPDKKREILLLFYFMDMSDSEIADLLKLNRSTVYRHRTSGLALIKKFMEEFEE is encoded by the coding sequence ATGAAACCATCTTCTTTTCAGACCACAATAGAAAATCAGTTTGACTATATCTGTAAACGTGCTATGGAAGACGAGCGAAAGAATTATATGCTTTATCTTTCAAGGATTGCAAAGCGTGAGGTGTCCTTTTCGGATGTTGGCGATTATCTTGTTAGCCAGTTTGCGACAACAGATAACTATTCAACTGACTTTCAGATTTTTACACTCAATGGGTTATCAGTAGGCGTTGAAAATGATTTGTTGAGTGAAGCATTACGTGAGTTGCCAGACAAGAAACGTGAAATTCTACTGCTGTTTTACTTTATGGACATGAGCGATTCAGAAATTGCAGACCTGTTGAAATTGAACCGTTCTACTGTCTATCGGCATAGAACCAGTGGACTAGCCTTAATTAAAAAGTTTATGGAGGAATTTGAAGAATGA
- a CDS encoding helix-turn-helix domain-containing protein, with product MKTQYPMIPFPLIVKATDGDTEAINQILHHYRGYITKRSLRLMKDEYGNQSMVVDEVLRGRMETRLITKILSFEIK from the coding sequence ATGAAAACACAATATCCTATGATTCCCTTTCCTCTCATTGTAAAGGCAACAGATGGCGATACCGAAGCGATTAACCAGATTCTACATCATTACAGAGGGTACATAACGAAGCGTTCCCTACGACTTATGAAAGATGAATATGGCAATCAAAGTATGGTCGTTGATGAAGTCTTACGTGGAAGAATGGAAACCAGACTGATTACAAAGATTTTGTCATTTGAAATTAAGTAA
- a CDS encoding Tn3 family transposase codes for MAMKRILTTSQREQLLSVDHLSEEDFKAYFSFSDYDLEVINQHRGKVNKLGFAIQLCLARYPGCSLSNWPIKSTRLTSYVSRQLHLDAIDLNSYDHRNTRANHFNEILEVFNYHRFGSANTQKQLIEYLIELALENDDSIYLMKKTIDFLTRKRIIFPSIATLEDIISRCRDKAENNLFSILLCSLTDIQIEKLESLFQIYEETKITKLAWLKDIPGKANPESFMSICKKVEVIASMGLGTINVSHINRNRFLQLARLGENYDAYDFSRFELEKRYSLLIAFLVNHHQYLIDQLIEINDRILASIKRKGTRDSQEQLKEKGKLATKKLEHYASLIDALHFAKDNDSNPFDEIERIMPWEDLVQDGEEAKKITGNKNHGYLEMVRNKANYLRRYTPMLLRTLSFKATPAANPVLMALTQLTDLHNSGKRKIPADTSTDFVSKKWKSLVRPEEGKIDRSYYELVAFTELKNNIRSGDISVEGSMIHRNIDDYLVDLSACIDSETIPDTFEDYLKDREIILDLQLQFYSTVDKRISRANLKKLEKVTPSEAEIYRKKLYSIIPKIRLSDLLIEVDSWTNFSQEFSHDSTGKPPSEQERKIIFAALLGLGMNIGLEKMAQSTPGISYSQLANAKQWRFYKEALTRAQSVLVNYQLKLPVADFWGEGKTTASDGMRVPVGVSALKSDVNPHYKSMEKGATMIRSINDRHTTHHIEVASTNTREATHTLDGLLYHETDLDIEEHFTDTNGYSDQVFGMTALLGFDFEPRIRNIKKSQLFSIKSPSYYPNLSEDISGKINVKIIEENYDEIKRIAYSIQTGKVSSSLLLGKLGSYARKNRVALALRELGRIEKSIFMIDYITDSELRRRITHGLNKTEAINALARELFFGRRGKFMERDIRRQLQSASALNVLINAISIWNAVYLQAAYNYLVKIDPEVTKYMKHVSPINWEHITFLGEYKFDLLSIPKHLRELNIKNK; via the coding sequence AAAGGTCAATAAACTAGGATTTGCGATACAACTTTGTTTGGCCCGGTATCCTGGGTGTTCTTTAAGTAATTGGCCGATTAAATCAACCAGACTAACTTCTTATGTGAGTCGACAGCTCCATCTTGATGCAATTGATTTAAATTCATATGATCATAGAAATACACGTGCAAATCACTTCAACGAGATCTTAGAAGTATTCAACTATCATCGATTCGGTAGTGCTAATACACAAAAACAGTTAATAGAATATTTAATTGAACTAGCTTTAGAAAATGATGACTCTATCTATCTAATGAAAAAAACAATTGATTTCTTAACTCGAAAAAGAATTATTTTTCCATCTATAGCTACACTTGAAGACATTATAAGCCGCTGTCGAGATAAAGCAGAAAACAACTTATTTTCAATATTACTCTGTTCATTAACAGATATACAAATTGAAAAACTAGAGAGTTTGTTTCAAATTTATGAAGAGACGAAAATAACTAAACTCGCTTGGCTAAAAGACATTCCAGGTAAGGCAAATCCAGAAAGCTTTATGAGTATTTGTAAAAAAGTGGAAGTGATTGCTTCCATGGGACTCGGGACAATTAATGTCTCCCATATTAATCGGAACAGGTTTCTTCAGCTAGCTAGACTAGGGGAAAATTATGATGCATATGACTTCTCCCGTTTTGAGCTTGAAAAAAGATACTCTTTACTTATTGCTTTTTTAGTCAATCATCATCAATATCTGATCGATCAACTGATTGAGATTAATGACCGCATTTTAGCAAGTATTAAACGCAAAGGGACACGTGATTCACAAGAACAGTTAAAAGAAAAAGGAAAATTGGCTACTAAAAAATTGGAACATTATGCTTCTTTAATTGATGCTCTTCACTTTGCAAAAGATAATGATAGTAATCCTTTTGACGAAATTGAACGAATCATGCCTTGGGAAGATTTAGTACAAGATGGAGAAGAAGCTAAAAAAATTACAGGTAATAAAAATCATGGCTATTTAGAAATGGTTCGAAATAAAGCTAATTACCTCCGAAGATACACGCCAATGTTATTGAGGACCCTTTCGTTCAAAGCAACTCCGGCAGCAAATCCAGTCCTCATGGCCCTAACTCAACTAACTGATTTACACAATAGTGGTAAAAGAAAAATACCGGCAGATACTTCTACTGATTTTGTGAGTAAAAAATGGAAAAGCCTTGTTCGGCCAGAAGAGGGGAAAATAGATCGGTCTTACTATGAGTTAGTAGCTTTCACCGAGCTAAAGAACAATATTCGATCAGGAGATATTTCAGTTGAAGGAAGTATGATCCATCGAAATATTGATGATTACTTAGTTGATTTATCTGCTTGTATTGATTCAGAAACTATTCCAGACACGTTTGAGGACTATTTAAAGGATCGGGAAATAATTTTAGATTTACAGCTTCAATTTTATTCGACAGTTGATAAGAGAATTTCAAGAGCAAACCTTAAAAAGTTGGAAAAAGTTACACCTAGCGAAGCAGAAATATATAGAAAAAAACTTTATTCAATAATTCCTAAGATAAGGCTTAGTGATCTTTTAATTGAGGTGGACAGTTGGACCAACTTTTCACAAGAATTTAGTCATGATTCTACAGGGAAACCGCCGAGTGAACAAGAAAGAAAAATTATTTTTGCTGCTTTGCTGGGTTTAGGGATGAATATTGGTCTTGAAAAAATGGCCCAATCAACTCCTGGAATTTCTTATTCTCAGTTAGCCAATGCCAAACAATGGCGCTTTTATAAAGAAGCTCTGACTCGTGCTCAATCTGTTTTGGTTAATTATCAGTTAAAGCTTCCTGTTGCAGACTTTTGGGGTGAAGGAAAAACCACTGCTTCAGACGGAATGCGCGTCCCAGTGGGCGTCTCAGCTCTAAAATCCGATGTTAATCCACATTACAAAAGTATGGAAAAAGGAGCTACAATGATTCGATCAATAAATGATAGGCATACGACTCATCATATCGAGGTTGCTTCAACTAATACAAGGGAAGCTACTCATACCCTTGATGGCCTACTTTATCATGAAACAGATCTAGATATTGAGGAACATTTTACTGATACAAATGGGTATTCTGATCAGGTGTTTGGAATGACCGCATTACTAGGCTTTGATTTTGAACCTCGCATCAGAAATATAAAAAAATCACAATTATTTTCTATCAAATCACCTTCCTACTACCCTAACTTATCAGAAGATATAAGCGGAAAAATCAATGTAAAAATTATTGAAGAAAACTATGATGAAATTAAACGAATCGCCTATTCGATTCAAACAGGAAAAGTATCTAGTTCTTTACTATTAGGAAAGCTAGGCTCATACGCACGTAAGAATAGAGTAGCTCTTGCACTGAGAGAACTAGGTCGCATTGAAAAGAGCATTTTTATGATAGATTATATTACAGATAGTGAGCTACGGCGAAGGATCACTCATGGACTAAATAAGACAGAAGCGATTAATGCTTTAGCTAGAGAACTATTTTTTGGGCGACGCGGAAAATTTATGGAGCGCGATATTCGCCGACAACTTCAAAGTGCTAGTGCGCTTAATGTGTTAATAAATGCAATAAGTATATGGAACGCCGTCTACTTACAAGCAGCTTATAATTATCTCGTCAAAATAGATCCCGAAGTAACTAAGTATATGAAGCATGTATCTCCTATTAATTGGGAGCATATCACTTTTCTTGGAGAGTATAAATTTGACTTGTTATCTATTCCTAAACACTTAAGAGAATTGAATATAAAAAATAAATAG
- a CDS encoding excisionase translates to MKQTDIPIWERYTLTIEEASKYFRIGENKLRRLAEENKNANWLIMNGNRIQIKRKQFEKIIDTLDAI, encoded by the coding sequence ATGAAGCAGACTGACATTCCGATTTGGGAGCGTTATACCCTAACTATTGAAGAAGCGTCAAAATATTTTCGTATTGGCGAAAACAAGCTACGACGCTTGGCAGAGGAAAATAAAAATGCAAATTGGCTGATTATGAATGGCAATCGTATTCAGATTAAACGAAAACAATTTGAAAAAATTATAGATACATTGGACGCAATCTAG